In Nicotiana tabacum cultivar K326 chromosome 2, ASM71507v2, whole genome shotgun sequence, the following proteins share a genomic window:
- the LOC107824554 gene encoding regulator of nonsense transcripts UPF3 isoform X2 gives MKNRRTKVVVRHLPPTLSQSTLLEQVDSRFAGRYNWFTFRPGKTSLKHQSYSRAYIDFRNTEDVIEFAEFFDGHVFVNEKGTQFKTIVEYAPSQRVPKHWSKKDAREATILKDPEYLEFLEFLAKPVENLPSAEIQLERKEAERAGSAKDAPIVTPLMDYIRQKRAAKSGARRSISNGRSTKRVGGTSSRTPSSAASKRGSEKRTSTTMYVLRDSSKAGNGKDKSYILVPKRDDQQLSDKSGTSAPGSGIDLVEGEIGRSVTADSGKKKILLLKGKEKEGPNNQRQEASGKIIRSILLKDARQNQSASQSELQIQDKDKRPPRPPSMQLFQKDTSGANEDKVAGNDLHVVHIEKQERRSRNRDRPDRGVWAPLRRADSSQASNEQSSQVRDFVEGNYKHGSRRGLRDADGPSVGEGKPVRRGGTSAYNSLEKQVWVQKSSSGS, from the exons ATGAAGAATCGGCGAACCAAAGTCGTTGTGCGGCACTTGCCGCCGACGCTTTCTCAGTCCACGCTTCTCGAGCAGGTTGATTCTCGCTTCGCTGGTCGGTACAACTGGTTCACTTTTCGCCCTGGCAAGACGAG CCTGAAGcatcaaagctattcaagagccTATATTGACTTTAGAAATACAGAAGATGTTATTGAGTTCGCTGAGTTCTTTGATGGACACGTGTTTGTGAATGAGAAAG GCACTCAGTTCAAAACAATTGTCGAGTATGCTCCTTCACAGCGTGTTCCAAAGCACTGGTCCAAGAAGGATGCCCGTGAAGCGACCATACTGAAAG ATCCTGAATATCTGGAGTTCCTTGAATTTCTTGCAAAGCCTGTTGAGAATCTTCCAAGTGCTGAGATACAATTGGAGAGAAAAGAGGCTGAACGAGCTG GCTCAGCAAAGGATGCTCCTATAGTTACTCCATTAATGGATTATATACGTCAGAAAAGAGCTGCGAAGAGTGGAGCTCGG AGATCTATATCTAATGGAAGATCAACCAAAAGGGTTGGTGGCACATCCTCAAGAACTCCTAGCTCAGCTGCATCTAAACGAGGCTCTGAAAAGAGGACTTCTACGACCATG TATGTTCTACGGGACAGTTCTAAGGCTGGAAATGGTAAGGACAAATCATACATTCTAGTGCCAAAACGTGATGATCAGCAGCTCTCTGACAAGTCTGGAACCTCTGCTCCTGGATCTGGGATTGATTTAGTGGAAGGGGAAATTG GTCGTTCTGTAACTGCTGATAGTGGGAAGAAGAAAATCCTGCTCTTGAAGGGGAAGGAAAAAGAAGGTCCTAAT AACCAGCGCCAAGAGGCAAGTGGCAAGATCATCAGAAGTATTCTTCTCAAGGATGCTCGGCAGAATCAATCAGCATCTCAGTCAGAGCTTCAAATACAGGATAAGGACAAGAGACCTCCTCGGCCACCAAGTATGCAGTTGTTTCAGAAGGATACTAGTGGAGCTAATGAGGATAAGGTCGCTGGAAATGACTTGCATGTTGTCCACATTGAGAAGCAAGAAAGACGTTCTAGGAATAGAGATAGGCCTGATCGTGGTGTTTGGGCTCCTCTTCGCCGTGCTGATAGTTCACAGGCCAGTAATGAACAATCTTCCCAAGTGCGAGATTTTGTTGAAG GTAACTATAAACATGGTAGTCGTCGTGGTTTGAGGGATGCAGATGGACCTTCTGTTGGGGAAGGAAAACCCGTGAGAAGGGGAGGTACTTCTGCCTACAATTCTCTTGAG AAACAAGTGTGGGTTCAAAAGTCAAGTTCTGGTTCTTAG
- the LOC107824554 gene encoding regulator of nonsense transcripts UPF3 isoform X1, whose product MKNRRTKVVVRHLPPTLSQSTLLEQVDSRFAGRYNWFTFRPGKTSLKHQSYSRAYIDFRNTEDVIEFAEFFDGHVFVNEKGTQFKTIVEYAPSQRVPKHWSKKDAREATILKDPEYLEFLEFLAKPVENLPSAEIQLERKEAERAGSAKDAPIVTPLMDYIRQKRAAKSGARRSISNGRSTKRVGGTSSRTPSSAASKRGSEKRTSTTMYVLRDSSKAGNGKDKSYILVPKRDDQQLSDKSGTSAPGSGIDLVEGEIGRSVTADSGKKKILLLKGKEKEGPNVSGGSLAQQNVASTLKNSPSSSAPKQNQRQEASGKIIRSILLKDARQNQSASQSELQIQDKDKRPPRPPSMQLFQKDTSGANEDKVAGNDLHVVHIEKQERRSRNRDRPDRGVWAPLRRADSSQASNEQSSQVRDFVEGNYKHGSRRGLRDADGPSVGEGKPVRRGGTSAYNSLEKQVWVQKSSSGS is encoded by the exons ATGAAGAATCGGCGAACCAAAGTCGTTGTGCGGCACTTGCCGCCGACGCTTTCTCAGTCCACGCTTCTCGAGCAGGTTGATTCTCGCTTCGCTGGTCGGTACAACTGGTTCACTTTTCGCCCTGGCAAGACGAG CCTGAAGcatcaaagctattcaagagccTATATTGACTTTAGAAATACAGAAGATGTTATTGAGTTCGCTGAGTTCTTTGATGGACACGTGTTTGTGAATGAGAAAG GCACTCAGTTCAAAACAATTGTCGAGTATGCTCCTTCACAGCGTGTTCCAAAGCACTGGTCCAAGAAGGATGCCCGTGAAGCGACCATACTGAAAG ATCCTGAATATCTGGAGTTCCTTGAATTTCTTGCAAAGCCTGTTGAGAATCTTCCAAGTGCTGAGATACAATTGGAGAGAAAAGAGGCTGAACGAGCTG GCTCAGCAAAGGATGCTCCTATAGTTACTCCATTAATGGATTATATACGTCAGAAAAGAGCTGCGAAGAGTGGAGCTCGG AGATCTATATCTAATGGAAGATCAACCAAAAGGGTTGGTGGCACATCCTCAAGAACTCCTAGCTCAGCTGCATCTAAACGAGGCTCTGAAAAGAGGACTTCTACGACCATG TATGTTCTACGGGACAGTTCTAAGGCTGGAAATGGTAAGGACAAATCATACATTCTAGTGCCAAAACGTGATGATCAGCAGCTCTCTGACAAGTCTGGAACCTCTGCTCCTGGATCTGGGATTGATTTAGTGGAAGGGGAAATTG GTCGTTCTGTAACTGCTGATAGTGGGAAGAAGAAAATCCTGCTCTTGAAGGGGAAGGAAAAAGAAGGTCCTAAT GTTTCTGGTGGTTCATTAGCTCAACAGAATGTGGCATCTACTCTCAAGAATTCACCTAGTTCATCTGCTCCAAAACAGAACCAGCGCCAAGAGGCAAGTGGCAAGATCATCAGAAGTATTCTTCTCAAGGATGCTCGGCAGAATCAATCAGCATCTCAGTCAGAGCTTCAAATACAGGATAAGGACAAGAGACCTCCTCGGCCACCAAGTATGCAGTTGTTTCAGAAGGATACTAGTGGAGCTAATGAGGATAAGGTCGCTGGAAATGACTTGCATGTTGTCCACATTGAGAAGCAAGAAAGACGTTCTAGGAATAGAGATAGGCCTGATCGTGGTGTTTGGGCTCCTCTTCGCCGTGCTGATAGTTCACAGGCCAGTAATGAACAATCTTCCCAAGTGCGAGATTTTGTTGAAG GTAACTATAAACATGGTAGTCGTCGTGGTTTGAGGGATGCAGATGGACCTTCTGTTGGGGAAGGAAAACCCGTGAGAAGGGGAGGTACTTCTGCCTACAATTCTCTTGAG AAACAAGTGTGGGTTCAAAAGTCAAGTTCTGGTTCTTAG